AAAACCAGGTGCCATGGTTGTTCCCATTAGAGCGTAACTTCCTTTAGGTAAAAGAATTGACCCATGCCAAGTATTGGCAGGTACAACAAATTGCGGAATTTGGTTTTTGTCTATCTGGTTTCCTAAAATAATTTTTTCTAACTTATTGTCGGGGTAGATTAAAAGCATAAGCACAGGATCCCCTGAATAAAAATGATAAATTTCATCTGTTTTAAGCCTGTGCAGTTTTGATTTAGTTTCATTTGTTAAAAGATAATAAATTGCAGTTTGTATATGTTTATCATGGGTATACTCATTGTTTAAAAATTCTTTTTTAATGATTTTTGAAGACCTATAGGTTTCAGAAAAATATCCTCCTTCCATTTCCAAAGGTTGAAGATTTAATTTTTTTATTAAAAACTCAGGGGCCATTTAATAAAACCTCCAAATTTATCTTTCTGTTTAGTGAACTATGATTTTAGCGTGTTAAGGTTTGACTTTTTATTTAAAAGAATCTTTTTTTAAATAAAATATTCCAGTAAGTCCTGATAATGCTCCTAAAAAATTGGCAATCATATCTTTTAGTTCAAAACTTCTCCAGGGGATAATTGCCTGGATGCATTCAATAAAAACTCCAAAAAAACTGGAGCAAAATAAAATTATTAAAAACTCAGCTCTAAATTTTTTGAAAATTTCTGAATAGAAAAACAAAACTGCAAGAACAAGATAAAAAACAAAATGCACTAGTTTATCCATTCCCGGAATTGCTATTTCAGAAGATTTGCCTCCGGGAATTATGGATAAAAAAGTAATTACGCAAATATAGCCAAATAAAAGGCCTTGTTTTTGTTTATCAGTTAATTTCAAGAACAAGAGCCCTTGAATTGATTTGTTCTTTAATTTTTTCAATAAAATAAGTCTGGTTTATTCCCATTTTTACTTTTCCTTCAAGGGTGCGAACAGAAAATGTTTTTTCACTTATCTCTTTTTCTCCTATGGTAAGAATTAGAGGAATCTGGGAAAGCTGAGCATCCCTAACCTTTCTTTTAAGGCTTTCAGAACGATCATCTATTTTTGCCCTGATTTTATTTTCTTTAAGTAAATCCATGATTTTTTCTGATTCAGGAATAAGAGAATCACTTATAGGTAAAATTATTGCCTGAACAGGAGCAAGCCATAAAGGAAATCTTCCTGCAAAATGTTCTGTTAAAATTCCAATAAATCTTTCAATTGATCCATAAATTACCCTGTGAATCATTATTGGTCTTAGTTTTTCGTTGGACTTTCCTATATATGAAAGGTCAAATCTTTCAGGAAGGGACATGTCAAGCTGTACTGTTCCGCACTGCCAGGTTCTTTCCAGGGCATCTTCAATATGAACGTCAATTTTAGGCCCGTAGAAAGCTCCGTCTCCTTCGTTTATTTTGAAATCTTTGCTGTATTTTTCAAGTGCTGATTTTAGGCCGTTTGTGGCCATTTCCCATTGTTCATCTGTACCTATTGATTTTTCAGGTCTGGTTGAAAGCTCAAGATGAAAATTAAGCCCAAAGGTTGAGTACATTTTATCAAGAAGATTTAAAACCCCAAGGATTTCATCTTCAATCTGATCTGGGGTCATAAAAATATGGGAATCATCCTGGTGAAAAGCCCTTACTCTGAAAAGTCCTGATAATACTCCGCTTGCTTCATGCCTGTGAACAAGGCCGATTTCTCCTGCTCTATGGGGAAGATCTCTATAGGAAAACTGTTTTGATTTAAAAAGGATCATTCCTCCGGGGCAGTTCATGGGTTTTATTGCATATTCATAGTCTTCTATTTTAGAAGTATACATATTTTCCCGATAATTTTCCCAATGCCCGCTTTTTATCCACAAATCTTTTGTAAGCATTACAGGAGTTTTTGTTTCAACATAGCCTGCTTTTTCGTGTTCTTCCCTCCAGTATTTTAAAAGCTCG
This sequence is a window from Desulforegulaceae bacterium. Protein-coding genes within it:
- a CDS encoding cupin domain-containing protein is translated as MAPEFLIKKLNLQPLEMEGGYFSETYRSSKIIKKEFLNNEYTHDKHIQTAIYYLLTNETKSKLHRLKTDEIYHFYSGDPVLMLLIYPDNKLEKIILGNQIDKNQIPQFVVPANTWHGSILLPKGSYALMGTTMAPGFDFSDYEEPEKKMLIKKFPMEKEIITILTKEAD
- a CDS encoding VanZ family protein — its product is MKLTDKQKQGLLFGYICVITFLSIIPGGKSSEIAIPGMDKLVHFVFYLVLAVLFFYSEIFKKFRAEFLIILFCSSFFGVFIECIQAIIPWRSFELKDMIANFLGALSGLTGIFYLKKDSFK
- the thrS gene encoding threonine--tRNA ligase → MIEIELPDKSVQTHKNPPTGYDVAREISEGLAANSIACITDEGIKDINLPIEKNTKIKLITSKDKEALEIMRHSAAHVLAEAVLILYPEAKLTIGPVIKDGFYYDIDMPPVSETDLEKIEQEMKKIIKDKKPFKRQVFSKEEAKKIFSDNEYKIELINDLPDDAEISVYEQGIFKDLCRGPHVPHTGMIKAVKLMKVSGAYWRADSSNTQLQRIYGTAFFDKKELRKYLNFLEEAKKRDHRKIGQQLDLFSFHEVGAGMPFFHANGMVLWNELLKYWREEHEKAGYVETKTPVMLTKDLWIKSGHWENYRENMYTSKIEDYEYAIKPMNCPGGMILFKSKQFSYRDLPHRAGEIGLVHRHEASGVLSGLFRVRAFHQDDSHIFMTPDQIEDEILGVLNLLDKMYSTFGLNFHLELSTRPEKSIGTDEQWEMATNGLKSALEKYSKDFKINEGDGAFYGPKIDVHIEDALERTWQCGTVQLDMSLPERFDLSYIGKSNEKLRPIMIHRVIYGSIERFIGILTEHFAGRFPLWLAPVQAIILPISDSLIPESEKIMDLLKENKIRAKIDDRSESLKRKVRDAQLSQIPLILTIGEKEISEKTFSVRTLEGKVKMGINQTYFIEKIKEQINSRALVLEIN